From a single Nicotiana tabacum cultivar K326 chromosome 8, ASM71507v2, whole genome shotgun sequence genomic region:
- the LOC107797534 gene encoding peroxidase 3-like: MARISSLGFLVLIFVGILGSSHGQLQLNFYSKSCPKAEKIIQDYVQKHIPNAPSLAAALLRMHFHDCFVRGCDASVLLNSTKSTGNQTEKVAIPNQTLRGFSFIDGVKKIVEAECPGVVSCADIVALVARDSVVVTGGPYWNVPTGRRDGRISNASEALADIPAPTSNFTRLQSSFAKKGLDLKDLVLLSGAHTIGVSHCPSFSSRLYNFTGTFGTQDPSLDSEYVANLKAKKCKSVNDNTTIVEMDPGSFRTFDLSYFKLLLKRRGLFQSDAALTTSSTTKAYINQLVQGSLKEFYAEFAQAMEKMGRIEAKTGSNGEIRKQCALVN, encoded by the exons ATGGCTAGAATTAGCTCTTTGGGTTTTCTAGTATTGATTTTTGTAGGAATCCTAGGGTCTAGCCATGGCCAGTTACAACTCAACTTCTATAGCAAGAGTTGCCCAAAAGCAGAGAAGATCATTCAAGACTATGTCCAGAAGCACATTCCTAACGCTCCATCTCTTGCAGCTGCCTTACTCAGAATGCATTTTCATGATTGCTTTGTCAGG GGTTGTGATGCTTCTGTGCTCCTGAATTCCACAAAGAGTACAGGAAATCAGACCGAAAAAGTTGCAATCCCAAATCAAACACTGAGAGGATTCTCATTTATTGATGGTGTTAAGAAAATAGTTGAAGCAGAATGTCCTGGAGTTGTCTCTTGTGCTGATATTGTTGCCTTGGTTGCTAGGGACTCTGTAGTTGTAACA GGAGGTCCATATTGGAATGTTCCAACGGGTAGAAGAGATGGAAGAATATCAAATGCATCAGAAGCCTTAGCAGACATTCCAGCTCCAACTAGTAACTTCACCAGACTTCAGTCATCTTTTGCCAAGAAAGGACTTGATCTAAAGGACTTGGTCCTATTGTCTG GTGCTCACACTATTGGAGTTTCTCATTGCCCATCATTTTCCTCACGTCTGTACAATTTCACTGGAACTTTTGGTACTCAAGATCCATCTTTGGACAGTGAATACGTGGCCAATCTTaaggccaaaaaatgcaaatcCGTTAATGATAATACCACAATAGTCGAGATGGACCCTGGTAGTTTTAGGACATTTGATCTTAGCTACTTCAAGCTTTTGCTCAAGAGGAGAGGTTTGTTCCAATCTGATGCAGCCTTAACGACGAGTTCTACGACAAAAGCATACATCAACCAACTTGTCCAAGGATCACTCAAAGAGTTCTATGCTGAATTTGCTCAAGCCATGGAAAAAATGGGGAGAATTGAAGCGAAGACAGGTTCTAATGGTGAAATTAGAAAGCAATGTGCACTTGTAAATTAA